In one Bacillus thuringiensis genomic region, the following are encoded:
- the dltA gene encoding D-alanine--poly(phosphoribitol) ligase subunit DltA — MKLLEQIEKWAAETPDQTAFVWRDAKITYKQLKEDSDALAHWISSEYPDDRSPIMVYGHMQPEMIINFLGCVKAGHAYIPVDLSIPADRVQRIAENSGAKLLLSATAVTVTDLPVRIVSEDNLKDIFFTHKGNTPNPEHAVKGDENFYIIYTSGSTGNPKGVQITYNCLVSFTKWAVEDFNLQTGQVFLNQAPFSFDLSVMDIYPSLVTGGTLWAIDKDMIARPKDLFASLEQSDIQVWTSTPSFAEMCLMEASFSESMLPNMKTFLFCGEVLPNEVARKLIERFPKATIMNTYGPTEATVAVTGIHVTEEVLDQYKSLPVGYCKSDCRLLIMKEDGTIAPDGEKGEIVIVGPSVSVGYLGSPELTEKAFTMIDGERAYKTGDAGYVENGLLFYNGRLDFQIKLHGYRMELEEIEHHLRACSYVEGAVIVPIKKGEKYDYLLAVVVPGEHSFEKEFKLTSAIKKELNERLPNYMIPRKFMYQSSIPMTPNGKVDRKKLLSEVTA, encoded by the coding sequence ATGAAGTTATTAGAACAAATTGAAAAGTGGGCTGCAGAAACGCCTGATCAAACCGCTTTTGTTTGGCGAGATGCGAAAATTACGTACAAACAATTAAAGGAAGATTCTGATGCGTTAGCACATTGGATTTCTTCTGAGTATCCAGACGATCGTTCACCAATTATGGTGTATGGCCATATGCAACCTGAAATGATTATTAACTTTTTAGGATGTGTAAAAGCTGGACATGCTTACATCCCTGTAGATTTATCTATCCCAGCTGATCGTGTACAACGTATTGCTGAAAATTCTGGTGCGAAATTACTTTTATCGGCAACAGCAGTAACTGTAACTGATTTACCAGTTCGCATCGTAAGTGAAGACAACTTAAAAGATATTTTCTTTACTCATAAAGGGAACACTCCAAATCCTGAACATGCGGTAAAAGGTGATGAGAACTTCTACATTATTTACACATCAGGAAGCACAGGTAATCCGAAAGGGGTTCAGATTACTTATAACTGCCTTGTTAGCTTTACAAAATGGGCTGTAGAAGATTTCAACTTACAAACAGGGCAAGTATTCTTAAATCAAGCACCTTTCTCATTCGATTTATCTGTAATGGATATTTACCCATCATTAGTAACAGGTGGTACACTTTGGGCAATCGATAAAGATATGATTGCGCGTCCAAAAGACTTGTTTGCTTCTTTAGAGCAATCGGATATTCAAGTATGGACTTCCACACCTTCTTTCGCTGAAATGTGTTTAATGGAAGCATCTTTCTCTGAGAGTATGCTACCGAACATGAAAACATTCTTATTCTGCGGTGAAGTGTTACCAAATGAAGTGGCTAGAAAATTAATTGAGCGTTTCCCAAAAGCAACAATTATGAATACTTACGGTCCAACAGAAGCTACTGTCGCTGTAACAGGTATTCACGTTACAGAAGAAGTGCTTGATCAATACAAATCACTTCCAGTGGGCTACTGTAAATCAGACTGCCGCCTTCTTATTATGAAAGAAGATGGAACGATTGCACCTGATGGTGAAAAAGGTGAAATCGTAATTGTCGGTCCAAGCGTAAGCGTTGGATATTTAGGAAGCCCTGAATTAACAGAAAAAGCATTTACTATGATTGACGGTGAGCGCGCCTATAAAACAGGCGATGCTGGCTATGTTGAAAATGGTCTTCTATTCTATAATGGTCGTCTTGATTTCCAAATTAAGCTGCATGGTTATCGAATGGAATTAGAAGAAATTGAGCATCACCTTCGTGCGTGTTCTTACGTAGAAGGTGCAGTTATCGTTCCAATTAAAAAAGGTGAAAAATACGATTATTTATTAGCGGTTGTTGTTCCTGGAGAACATTCATTTGAAAAAGAATTCAA
- a CDS encoding teichoic acid D-Ala incorporation-associated protein DltX: MERLKEIWSRPLTQWVAKTVYYLAILFALLWLYGFHDTNTSTFIYNEF, translated from the coding sequence ATGGAAAGATTAAAAGAGATATGGTCTCGACCACTCACACAATGGGTTGCAAAGACGGTTTATTATCTTGCAATTTTATTTGCATTACTTTGGTTGTATGGATTCCATGATACAAACACAAGTACATTTATTTACAATGAATTCTAG